The Halostagnicola larsenii XH-48 DNA segment CTTCTGGAGCCACAGAACGTTCTCCGATCATTTCAGGCCCAACGCGCAGGGGCAAACGGACTCGGGAACGTAAACCAGTATGCAAGTTGTGAATTCACTAACCTCGTGAACGAACAGGTTAGCATCTCCGATCCAGAAGAGCGTGAATCGGTCGTCCACGACGCGGTCAGCGTCTGGTCAGAAGACGTCGCCTCGATCAATTTGTTCTCCATGTACGTCCGGTCGGTATACCGTCCGGATCAGGTGGATATCGCGGACGACACCGGCGAACAGGGGGTCGCCGATCGAAATACAGATCTATTTATCCGGGACATGACCCCTGCCGACGGCGACACGATTCATACGAATATTACCGGTACGGCGATGCAATCGTCCACCTATATGGTGAACACGCCGTCGACAATTTGGGGCACCGTTATTCATTCCCCGCTGGTGTACTTCGATAAGAATCGCGAACTCCAGCCATATCTCGCAACGGATTGGGAAATCAACGACGACGCGACCCAATTTACGTTCAATCTGCGCGAGGACGCTACGTTCCACAACGGGAACTCCATCACTGCCGAGGACGTGAAGTGGACGTTCGAATTCATTAACGAAAATACAGCCCACTTCCAGGAAGCGAGCGAAGTTCCGTACGATTCGATCGAGGCCGTCGATGAGCACACCGTCGAGTTCGGTTTCGAGGATCCATACGCCCCCTTCCTCCGGGGAACGGCAGCGACGTGGGGTATCGTACCAAAAGACGTCTGGCTGGACGGCGGTGCGGAAGAAAACCCCGCCAACGTCGAGTTGGACCCCATCGTCGGGTCCGGCGCGTATCAAGTGACCAACTGGAGACGAAACGAACTCCTGCAGTTAGAGCCGTACGACGATCACTGGGTCGACGCCGAAGGAGACATCGTCATGCGAACGTTCGAGGATCAAACGAGCGCCGTCCGGTCGTTCGAACAGGGCGATATCGGCGTCATATTTAGCCTCGGTGGCGATCTGGCAGCCAATCTCGAGGGCGAAGACTACGCCGAGCTCGTCGGTGTTCCGGGCTTCGGAGACTGGTGGCTCCAGCCACAACACAGTTTCCCGGTTACGCAGTTCCGCGAGTTCCGGCTCGCGCTTTCGGAAGCGCTCGACCGGGAGTACCTTGCTGAACTGTTGACGCGAGACGATGGTGAGATTCACCTCTATTCGGCACCGTGGGGCGAACAGCATCCGTTTTATCCCGAAGATGCGGAAGGATTGACCCAGATTGCACAATCTCCAAGCGGAGACACCGAGAGAGCGCGCGAAATCCTCGAGGAAGCAGGATGGACATGGAACGACAATGATCGGTTAGTGTACCCGGAGGAGATCGATACGGACCCGCGATGGCCAGCAGGCGACGCTCCGACCGATCACCCCGACGAGTTTCCCTGTGTCGAATAACTTAGTTGATAATATCTCGCCAGTCTACCAATAGGTGTATGAAATATCTTCGATGAGAAGACGTACAGTGGTCGTCGAAATCAGAATAACTGATCAGATAGCGATATAGCATAGTCGCAATACGGAGATCGATAGGCGAGAATCGAGTCTGAAGGAAACTTTTATGTTGTTACCCTGTGTGACTTCATACCA contains these protein-coding regions:
- a CDS encoding ABC transporter substrate-binding protein, with product MDRRTYMGALSAAAGGAIAGCLGGGAQEHKPGEPVPTVYLESMTGVTSESAIEQAHLHIRDVLDEELGVPAEVSTKEINTMWDELYNDDRSRHLHLDVNPDMPQLLEPQNVLRSFQAQRAGANGLGNVNQYASCEFTNLVNEQVSISDPEERESVVHDAVSVWSEDVASINLFSMYVRSVYRPDQVDIADDTGEQGVADRNTDLFIRDMTPADGDTIHTNITGTAMQSSTYMVNTPSTIWGTVIHSPLVYFDKNRELQPYLATDWEINDDATQFTFNLREDATFHNGNSITAEDVKWTFEFINENTAHFQEASEVPYDSIEAVDEHTVEFGFEDPYAPFLRGTAATWGIVPKDVWLDGGAEENPANVELDPIVGSGAYQVTNWRRNELLQLEPYDDHWVDAEGDIVMRTFEDQTSAVRSFEQGDIGVIFSLGGDLAANLEGEDYAELVGVPGFGDWWLQPQHSFPVTQFREFRLALSEALDREYLAELLTRDDGEIHLYSAPWGEQHPFYPEDAEGLTQIAQSPSGDTERAREILEEAGWTWNDNDRLVYPEEIDTDPRWPAGDAPTDHPDEFPCVE